DNA sequence from the Thiosulfativibrio zosterae genome:
AGCCGGTTTTACAGGCAGTTTAATTGTTGCCGAATTTGAGTCTTTAGAGGCCGCACAAGTTTGGGCCAATGCAGACCCCTATTTGGCGGCGGGTGTTTATGAAAAAGTGGACGTCAAACCCTTTAAACAAGTGTTTCCTCAAGCTGTTTAATTTAAAAAACCTGTGAAGAATTAAGAAAATAAAGGTGTCGTTATGCCCAATGTTGCTTATCTCATCCCTAAACGCAATCAAAAACTCGCGTTAGAAACCGCCGATCCTTTAGAGTTGGTGGATTTGCAATTCGTAGAAATCCCATTACTGGGTTGGACATCTGCAGGTCAACCCATTCAAATGGAAATGGATTACGACACCGTGAGTGTGCCCAGCACCATGGTCAAAAAAGAAACCTTTGCGCTCAGAGTAAAAGGGAATTCGATGATTGAAGAAGACATCAAAGATGGCGATATTGTGATTATTGAACGCCGTTCTTCTGCTGAAAATGGTGAATCCGTGGTGGTCAGAATCAATAACGAAGTCGTCACCATGAAAAAGTTCTATATTGAAAAAACAGGGATTCGCTTACAACCGGCCAATGCCGATATGGAGCCCATTTTTATCACCAATGAACAAATCGAAATTCTAGGCATCGTTACCGGCATTTTGCGCACACCTTAAACATTAGAAAATTAATTCTAGGCCAGTCACTTTCATGCAAATTTTCATTACCGGCGGCACCCTTGATAAAGATTATCACCCGATTCAAGGGCAACTGACATTCGAGAAAACTCAGCTGCCAGAAATGCTCGCCCAAGCTAATCTAACGCAACCCACCGCCCTAAGTGTTTTAATGCTCAAAGACAGCTTAGAAATGACCGATGCCGATCGCAAAATCATCACCGAGTCTTGTTTGAACTGCAGCGACAACCAAATCCTCATTACCCATGGCACAGACACCATGCCCATAACAGCCGCCACCCTTCTCAAACATCATACGCAAATGCCCGAGAAAACCATTGTACTCACTGGCGCTATGCGTCCTTTTGCTTTAGGCAATTCTGATGCGACGTTTAATCTTGGCAGTGCCATTATGGCGTTAAATTTAACCAGGCCTGGTGTTTATATTGCCATGAATGGGCAATTATTTGAGGCAGGTAAAGTCACTAAAAACACCCAAAAAGGGCTTTTTGAAGTCACATCACCTAGCAACAACTTAACAACTTAATAACCTAACAACTTAATAACCTGAACATATCCTGACCTCTTTTTTCTCCAAAGGCATCCCTTGAAAATCATCTTAGCTTATAGCACCGTAGTTCTCATTTGGGCAACGACTCCCCTAGCCATTCAATGGAGTGGCCAAATGGATTGGTTTTTAGGGATTTCAGGGCGATTTTTTATCAGTGCAGCCTTGTGTTTACCGTTGATTTTT
Encoded proteins:
- a CDS encoding asparaginase domain-containing protein is translated as MQIFITGGTLDKDYHPIQGQLTFEKTQLPEMLAQANLTQPTALSVLMLKDSLEMTDADRKIITESCLNCSDNQILITHGTDTMPITAATLLKHHTQMPEKTIVLTGAMRPFALGNSDATFNLGSAIMALNLTRPGVYIAMNGQLFEAGKVTKNTQKGLFEVTSPSNNLTT
- a CDS encoding LexA family protein yields the protein MPNVAYLIPKRNQKLALETADPLELVDLQFVEIPLLGWTSAGQPIQMEMDYDTVSVPSTMVKKETFALRVKGNSMIEEDIKDGDIVIIERRSSAENGESVVVRINNEVVTMKKFYIEKTGIRLQPANADMEPIFITNEQIEILGIVTGILRTP